TAATACAGACCGGGAAAGTCCCCTGATTGCTTTTCAGATCTTTCTTACCATACAAGTCATTATCATCAACCAATTGCCCCCCGGAAATATTCCCCGGTGTCGGCTGGCGGTCTTCCATTAAAGGGTTATCGCGCATATCTTTCGATTCGCTTTCGTTAAAATAAGCCTTGATCCCGAGTTTAGAGTCCTCGGCCGTGCTGAGAAAAACTGCGATTATGACAGATATTAAGAACAAAACTCCTCCTGCCGTCGCCACGGCAATTTTGGCCGGCCGGGAATGCTTCACCTGTTCGTAAAATCTGTGTATTTGCCACCAGAGTCGCATTTTATCACCTCCGTGGCTTGATTTTACTCAGCTGAAGAGGCATTTTAAGCGACAATTTTCGACAATTTTCTACAATTTTCTACAATTTTCTACAATTTTCAACATTCGGCAATAATCAACGTTTATTTCAACCTTCATTCATGCAGAGGTTTTGCCCCCGACCACAGTTTGTCCAAACTGTAGAATTCGCGCTCTTCCTTATGGAATACATGTACGATTACATCGCCGTAATCAAGCAAAATCCATCTGCCAGAGGCCTGACCTTCCACATGAAGCGGCAACACCTGCCAGTCCTGTTTCAGTTTATACTCAACTTCATCGGCCAAAGATTTGACATGAGGCACGGAAGTCCCCGAAACAATAATAAAATAGTCGCCCAAAGTGGTTTTGTCAGTAACATCAATACATTCAATATCAGATGCTTTCTTCGCATCTAAAATATTAACAATAATATCTTTTAAGGTATCAGCTTGCATATAAACTCCTGTCTTAGCTTATACAACCGCGCTACGCGACGATGGCAGTACTGAGCCTGCCCGTACATCAACGGTCCGATTCTTCTGCGTTGATTTCAATTATATAGTAAACGGCCGCCGTCGTTCAATGTTAAATTTTGCACATTCTATAACCTATTTTTAAACGTGGGGATATGTGTGGATGCAATTAAGCTTTTAAAGCGTATTTTTTTGCCTTTTCAGCTAAAAACGCCAGCATGTTTGAATCAACTTTTTGTCCAAGTTCTGGTTGTTTTTTAGCAATCGTTAGGGCGGTAAAATAGGCGGCTTCCTCAACATCGCGTGAAAGTTTGTGGCGCAGTTCGGACAAATCAGTGTAAGTGCGCGACGGCTCAAGCTTGTCAGCAACAAATACTAATTCCTCCAGTTTGGTGGCCCCGGCATGTAGCGTTGTATGAAATCTGATGGCGTTAATAACAGAAGGCGAAGTAATCCCAAAGTCATTTGCAGCTACTACCGCACCTACATCACTGTGCCAGATTGGAAACGGATAATCTGCTTCTTTGGCTAACAGCTCCGGACAAAGCCGTAAACAGTCAGAACGGCTCATTTGTTTAGCGCAATCATGTAAAATGGCGGCTAAACCGGCTTCATCCTTATTTATCGCATTAGCATTGGCCATGGCTAAAGCTAAACAGTAAACGTTCAAACTGTGGATAAGCCTAGCGGCCGTAAGGCGTCGACGCAGTTTTCGTTCAATATCAACACACTCAAAGTAAGCGTCCGGAGAAAACCCATCGAAAAGATCGTAATAAGCGTAAAGTCCGTTGGTAAGAATAAAGCGCAAAACTTCTGGCGGAATCGGCAAACTTCGAAGATTATCCGGAATCGTCTCCGGCAGACCGGTAGGAACGTTTTGCGGCTTAGCCAAAATCGCCTGCAGGGTGTCTCGCAGTTTAGTTGAAGAAACATCAGTCTCCGGACAGTCAATCAATATGATTTTGGCACCGTACTCTCGTTTTAAGCCATCAGCAGCTTCCTTCAATTTTGTTTCACTTATCCCTGGTCGCCTGATAACCAGCAATGTAGCCATGGCCATAATATCTCGTGCTTTGTACCAAGTAGGCAGCTCGACTAATGAATCGGCCCCGATGACCAGACCCATTTCAGGCGGCTCACCGTTAGGCGCATATTGTTCTTGTATCAGTTTTAAGGTATCAATCGTAAAAGACTTTCCTTCGCGTTCTACTTCGCACGGAGATACTTCGGCAAGCGAACTGAACGCAAGCCGGCTCATAGCCAAACGATAGGTAGCCGGTAAGCGGTAAAGAGCAGTTTTGTGCGGTGGGTTACCGGCAGGGATCACAATTGTCTTGTCAGCCCAAGCAGCAGTCGCGACCGCTTGCAGCATACGCACATGGCCGTTGTGAGGAGGATTGAAAGTTCCGCCAAATATGGCAACACGTCTTACCTTGCCGATTAAATCAGCCATTTTGCTGACCTCGTTGCCGCAACACCAGCTCACGCGCCTCACGTAAAGATAAATTAAGTTTATCGGCTAAAGCGGCCAGATCTTCATATTCAACAGTGCATTTATGTATATCGTGGTATGTAAATTCTTTTATTTTTATTGGGCAACCATGAACCGTAATTTCACTGAACGATCTTGCCATTTTGCGTCGATTTAAAATTCGATAGCGCAACCCAACCGTGCCTTGCTCGCAGAAAATCATCTTGGTAAATGTTTCAATTTCTGTAGTCGGGATGATAACTTCAATTCTTAGAGCCGTCCGTTGTTTTTTAGCGGTCACACCCCATGCCACTACATCTAAAGCCCCATTACGGCGCAATTTTTCCTGAAGGTAGGCAAGTGTTTCCGCATCCGCATCATCTACTGTAAAGCTTAACTCGGCTACTTGGTCGGCCAATTCTCCTTCACAGCTAATGCTGTCGCCGGTTAATGGTCCAGCCTCGGTCTCAATCAGCATACCTCGTAAAGCGTTCAGACGACCGGTTTCTCGACTACCGAATCCGTAGCCGACGCGTATAAGCCGTCCTATCGGTCTTGTGTTGACATAGGTTGTCAATGTCTTCAGCATGGCCATACCAGTAGGAGTTATAAGTTCGGTGTATACATCCGGCACCGTACGCACTAAAAATGAGCTGCCTTCAAGCATTTTGGCTACTGCCGGAACCGGAACTGGCATAATGCCGTGTGCGCATTCGATTGTACCGCTGCCGTCTGCCAAATTACCTGCCACAATTTTATCTATTTTCATCATATGTAAAGCAAGGCAGCCGCCTACAATATCTATGACAGAATCCCAGTTGCCAACTTCATGGAATCCAGCTTCCTGCCATGGCATAGAATGCACTGCCCCTTCAGCATGTGCCAAAGTAGTGAATACAGCCTTACTGTCAGCCTTGACTTTTTCCGGTAGCGACAATTTATCTATAGTTGCTACTATCTCGCCATAATGACGGTGGGAATGGCTATGCTCGTGCTCATGCAAGTGCAAGTGCTCGTGCTCGTGCTCATGTTCGTGTTCATGCAAGTGCTCGTGCTCATGCTCATGCTCATGCAAGTGAATATGATCATGGCTGAACATATGCGAATGCATGTGGCAATGCACAGTTCCATCCGCATGCTCATGCTCATGTTCATGCATGTGCTCATGCTCACCATCTCCTGTTAGCTCAACATCGAAAAAAGTACCGGTTATGCCATAATTTTTCCGCGTTTCTTTACAGAATTTAAAAGCAGCAGGTATCTCCAATTTTTGAATTTCTGCCAACCACTGCTCATAATCCAGCCCTAAATCCATAAGAGCACCCAATATCATATTGCCACTAATTCCGGCAAAACAGTCCAAGTATAACGTACGCATATTACTTCTCCTTAATCTTTCGTTCAGCTATCCGAATTTGACGGCAAATTGTAGCGGCCATGTAGGCACTGCCAAAGCCATTGCCGATGTTTAAAACCGCAACGCCCGAAGCACATGAATTAAGCATGGCCATCAAAGTTGTGATCCCGTCGGCTCCGATGCCATAGCCTATGCCACTTGGCACGGCAAGTAAAGGCTTATCAATCAGACCGCCTAAGACACTGACCAACGCGCCTTCCATACCAGCAACACAGATGACAACCTCATGATCATTTATCAAGTTTACCTTATCTAACAGACGATGTATACCAGCAACACCGACATCATATATACGCGAAATTTTCAAGCCTAAGAAATCCCCAACGACAGCAGCTTCTTCCGCTACTTTATGATCGGCGGTCCCAGCCGTTACAACTGCCACCTTACCTAAAAAGGGCGGCTCATGTTGTTTAAAGCACAAACATTCGGCCGCCGCATCGTATACGTATTCAGGCAAAGCGGTTTGTACAGCCTCTGCTTTAACACCGTCAATTCTGGTTGTCAGAAGATTGCTACCTTTAGCCTCTAAAACTCTAGAAATGGCAATGATTTGCTCGGCGGTTTTGCCTTGGCCAAAAATAACTTCAGGGAAACCATTGCGCCGCTCGCGATCAGTATCAACCTTTGCAAAACCCAACTCATTATAACCGCCGCTGAAATTTTGTTTCAGCTCAGCCGTTGGATCACCACCTTGAGGAGCCAAATTTAAGCTTTTCTCCATTATCTTGGTTAACACCATGTCCGGGGAAAGCTTATGATCGGCAACCTGCTGTAACATAAATTCTAAAGCAGCTTTATCCATATTTACGCCCCCTAAAACATCATATATTATAAATCATTCAATGTAAATTACGTACTCAAAATTTAAGTTGACGTTTTTAATTAACTACTTATTTACCTTGAGAATGCCGAAACAACTTGATCCTTAGGTCACTTATCCTGCTTTCCCTGAGACAAATAGGCATTTATAAATCCATCCAAATCGCCATCCATAACTTTATCGACTCCGGTGACCTCATAATTGGTGCGATGATCCTTAACCATCGTATAAGGGCAAAAAACATAGGAACGAATCTGGCT
This is a stretch of genomic DNA from Mageeibacillus indolicus UPII9-5. It encodes these proteins:
- the rsfS gene encoding ribosome silencing factor, with protein sequence MQADTLKDIIVNILDAKKASDIECIDVTDKTTLGDYFIIVSGTSVPHVKSLADEVEYKLKQDWQVLPLHVEGQASGRWILLDYGDVIVHVFHKEEREFYSLDKLWSGAKPLHE
- the nadD gene encoding nicotinate (nicotinamide) nucleotide adenylyltransferase, translating into MADLIGKVRRVAIFGGTFNPPHNGHVRMLQAVATAAWADKTIVIPAGNPPHKTALYRLPATYRLAMSRLAFSSLAEVSPCEVEREGKSFTIDTLKLIQEQYAPNGEPPEMGLVIGADSLVELPTWYKARDIMAMATLLVIRRPGISETKLKEAADGLKREYGAKIILIDCPETDVSSTKLRDTLQAILAKPQNVPTGLPETIPDNLRSLPIPPEVLRFILTNGLYAYYDLFDGFSPDAYFECVDIERKLRRRLTAARLIHSLNVYCLALAMANANAINKDEAGLAAILHDCAKQMSRSDCLRLCPELLAKEADYPFPIWHSDVGAVVAANDFGITSPSVINAIRFHTTLHAGATKLEELVFVADKLEPSRTYTDLSELRHKLSRDVEEAAYFTALTIAKKQPELGQKVDSNMLAFLAEKAKKYALKA
- a CDS encoding LarC family nickel insertion protein; amino-acid sequence: MRTLYLDCFAGISGNMILGALMDLGLDYEQWLAEIQKLEIPAAFKFCKETRKNYGITGTFFDVELTGDGEHEHMHEHEHEHADGTVHCHMHSHMFSHDHIHLHEHEHEHEHLHEHEHEHEHEHLHLHEHEHSHSHRHYGEIVATIDKLSLPEKVKADSKAVFTTLAHAEGAVHSMPWQEAGFHEVGNWDSVIDIVGGCLALHMMKIDKIVAGNLADGSGTIECAHGIMPVPVPAVAKMLEGSSFLVRTVPDVYTELITPTGMAMLKTLTTYVNTRPIGRLIRVGYGFGSRETGRLNALRGMLIETEAGPLTGDSISCEGELADQVAELSFTVDDADAETLAYLQEKLRRNGALDVVAWGVTAKKQRTALRIEVIIPTTEIETFTKMIFCEQGTVGLRYRILNRRKMARSFSEITVHGCPIKIKEFTYHDIHKCTVEYEDLAALADKLNLSLREARELVLRQRGQQNG
- the larB gene encoding nickel pincer cofactor biosynthesis protein LarB, which gives rise to MDKAALEFMLQQVADHKLSPDMVLTKIMEKSLNLAPQGGDPTAELKQNFSGGYNELGFAKVDTDRERRNGFPEVIFGQGKTAEQIIAISRVLEAKGSNLLTTRIDGVKAEAVQTALPEYVYDAAAECLCFKQHEPPFLGKVAVVTAGTADHKVAEEAAVVGDFLGLKISRIYDVGVAGIHRLLDKVNLINDHEVVICVAGMEGALVSVLGGLIDKPLLAVPSGIGYGIGADGITTLMAMLNSCASGVAVLNIGNGFGSAYMAATICRQIRIAERKIKEK